Below is a window of Procambarus clarkii isolate CNS0578487 chromosome 19, FALCON_Pclarkii_2.0, whole genome shotgun sequence DNA.
ttacagtcccgctcctgtgccaggtaagtgtaCTACGGgcccaccatagcccgtgctacttgccccgctcctgtgccaggtaagtgtactacgggctcaccatagcccgtgctacttgccccgctcctgtgccaggtaagtgtaCTACGGgcccaccatagcccgtgctacttgccccgctcctgtgccaggtaagtgtaCTACGGgcccaccatagcccgtgctacttgccccgctcctgtgccaggtaagtgtaCTACGGgcccaccatagcccgtgctacttgccccgctcctgtgccaggtaagtgtaCTACGGgcccaccatagcccgtgctacttggaactttttgtttcaaggagctgaatctaaaacaataacattCCAGACAtcacattcgacttgagaatggtccaggacagaccgaaacgtcgtcgtctcttcactttctagtgtgtggtctggccaatatttttcagccacgttattgtgactcctcgtctgcatctgaatgaaagtaactgcaggaggcctattagcccatacgaggcagctcctatttataaccacccaatctcattctcaatgtctaacctacgcttgaaacaaccaagggatcctacttctattatgttacgcggtaattggttccacaaatcaacaaccctgttaccgaaccagtatttacccagtatTAGGACTTGTCTTTGTTTGCCCtgttatgcgaacttcatagtttatttTTGCCCTCCTTAACTCTttgttaacatttctaaccagttgggcaaattcttgttctaaactaactttctcacttttaatccttttgtaccacgctctctttctacctataaggttctttagatTCTTTGTTATtcatttcgggtcattattattcaATGATATATTCacgttgtatggtatactacgttcgtgCACAGTTTCTGTGCATTCAAAACATTTCATATATCTGCACTTTTATCCTGTAAAACTctgaaaatgggcagagtttctttcaccctaatggacctgttcaccaagcagtaaataggtacctgggagttagacagatgctacgtgctgcttcctggggatttgtgtgtgtgttagagagaaatacagGTGGAAGAAATATTaaaggaaaatagattggttaataGCTAAATTTtgaaggcacaaatagtaaatacaaatagtaaacacatacGGTTGAAGGGGGGGTGGGCGGGCCCCTCGCGGGTAAGGGGAGAGCCCTTGGGGGTTGTAGCATTAatgtcccaggttcgattcccgacggaggcggaaacaaatgagcagagtttcttttttattgcaataatggaaacgAAAATAAATGATATGATCGATGCAATATTCCCAGGGGGAAGGGGATGATTCCAAGTGATAAGGAAAGAAAGACAACaaaggcaaggaggaggaggaggaggaggagttgcaCTCCTAGTAAAACAGGAGTGACAGTTGGAAGAACTCAAGAATCAGAGTGAAAACGTATACACAGACTCCATCATTGGCACACTGACAACAGATGGTGGAAGACTTGGGGTCCTGGTAAtatacaacccccccctcccatcccccctctcccctccccccctcccatcccccctctcccctccccccctcccctcccccccccccaccaaacaacACAAGACCCGGGCAGGAATataatgacaacaacaaagcatgcatagagaccaccttccctactctccaccacctttcctacccttcaccaccctccctgcccttcacaaccttccctactctccaccacctttcctacccttcaccaccctccctgcccttcacaaccttccctactctccaccacctttcctacccttcaccaccctccctgcccttcacaaccttccctactctccaccacctttcctacccttcaccaccctccctgcccttcacaaccttccctactctccaccacctttcctacccttcaccaccctccctgcccttcacaaccttccctactctccaccacctttcctacccttcaccaccctccctgcccttcacaaccttccctacctttcacaaccTTTCCTACAAATCACAACCTTCACTACTCTTCACAACCATCACTTACCTTTGTAACCTTCACTTCCTCTCTCAACCTACCctaacccttcactaccttccctacccttcacaaccttaactacccttcacaacctttccaacccttcacaaccttcactatacccttcactacctttgctactcttcacaaccttcactatacccttcactacctttgctactcttcacaaccttcactgcCCTACACAACCTTCTCTACTTTTCATAACCTTTATTTCCCTTAACAACCTTCACTACCTGTCACactcttccctgcccttcacaacCTTCTCTACCATTAACCTTCACTACAAttcacaaccttcacaacacTTCGTAATCTTCACTAAAAATCCCTACTCATCACAAGCATCTCTACCCTTCGCAACCTTCACTACATAACATTCACCCGCCCCCCTTCAACCTTCCTTGCTCTTAAATAgtttcactacccttcacaaacTTCATAAtcgttcacaaccttccctaaccttcaaaacctttactaccctacacaagcctctctcaccttcacaaaccacctttcctaccctcaaCCAACCTCCCTacctttcatcaccttccctaaccttcacaaccttccctacccttcatcacccgcCGTACCCTACACcaacttccctaaccttcacgaccttcccttcccttcaccaccttccctacccttcatcaccttccctacccttcaccaccttccctatccttcaacacctttcctacccttcactacttACCCTACActtgaccaccttcccttgtatggTACGGGATTGAAAGCCGTACAATAAAGTATCGCTAACAACACCCGCTCCTACTTTCTTATAAATAATGGAAGTGCAGGGGTCTATATAGTAATAGTCACCAGTTCTACCTACATGGGACAAGAAATACACCTTGGGGGTACAATTTTACTGAAAGGTTTTTATTTAATAAACACCAGATTTCCTCACACTGATtagaacaggggggggggagggtgaactTGGATCCACCACAGGATTGATACagacaaaaggggggggggaaggttcctTCTCCCTCTACAACCTGGAACTTAAGGTTATTACTCTATTCCACTTCTCTTAGGTCACTACAAAAGACCTGGGTTTTAACAATACACTACTCTGACCACAATATACAAATGGATATACAAAATATATGTGGATAACCCCCATGTGACCCACAGCTGAACACATACAACTGGAttaacaacacaccactctccctacacacaggGTTCCAAAATCCTTATTTACACAAATTCCTATCTCTGACTCATAAAGAAAAGCGGAAGCACCGCTATAAACATCTATAATACTGCACTTATTGTATTTGTTGGAGACCATCCAGAACACTGGTCTTGTTCTCACTGCCTTCCTCTCCCAAGTGACTGATAGGGCCTTGCACATGTCCCTGCCTGCCTGGTTCCAATAATGCCTCCTCCCTATACATGTCATACACATTTCCCAATACTTCATTTATATGTCTTACTAGCTgaacccggccacgtgttgctgtggctcagcaacgcatatgcgttgctgagccCCAACAACATTACCCTgtgtcccagtcctccccaccattccccgccTATCCtatcccctcgttctcccaacccttcatccccatcatccccccactccaccttcccctcgtcctccccactatctctcactcccccatcccctagacctccctaccattctcttcctaccccatccccttgtcctcccccaccatccctcactcccgtcccctcgtccttcccaccattccccactccctcatctgatgatcaaatgatctgatgttaacataagaaaattgagaacatcaaatgatctggggctagattcacgaagaagttacgcaaacacttacgaacctgtacatcttttctcaatctttgtcggctttgtttacaattattaaacagttaatgagctctgaagcaccaggacgctgcttataacaatagcaacagttgattggcaggttttcatgcttgtaaactgtttaataaatgtaaacaatgccatcaaagattgaggaacgatgtacacgttcgtaagtacttgttgttgttcatttaggggcgacgacgatcgtgggatcggatgcgccctggTGTACCCGTGATGGGTGACTCGCGAAGTTTGGAAGGGTGGAACACCAAGCCaaatcgcgaaacgagtgacgccagtcACTAGAAACTAACATGCCAtacagcaaataaatgcacagatGGGCAGATTATTGGGgatccccaggagtccctcagggtgataaGCACCGGTCCcgctccacacagagaacaccaggcagccaaaccaaaactcggcccccaaccaaaacgcaaaaagtcatccagtgtcccccGGCAGAacagaagccagccgcccaccaggactgagggcacaccaggagcccaccaagactaaccaacccccggcacctctcggccaagccggcccccgaacaccgtcaccccgccgggagaaccagccaaaaCACgacaaaaaaatctatcaacaatcccatgactcaaggcgatatgtgcgccaggtgtCGTACAAGCGGACCGTTgaagagggatgccaaacggcagtagcaaagccaaaacgcgaaaacaggacgtgatccggcagctcccaggcggaggaggtgtccagacgtccgtacggcatcaaggttgaaccagaagtcttcgtaagtacttgcataactgcttcgtgaatctggccccagctgttcccatcactgaagtataagaaaaacagttcaaaaacgaaatgaaaattaatgaaaaaataaaaaatgaattatactcacgaaatgaatggtatggtaaacgaaACAGCTCAttgccaacgcaatgtcacacaaaataattaaatcaaaatgaaaataaatcaaaatttatgaaaattcaatttatcaatgatatCAGAAACATTCAAATGAAATCATAACatgtttagtatagcatgtgttggtcttatgtgcaacagatggtactgtttttcaaaaatgcatgtttttacccgtcacaggggtggcatctatatagtaagtatataaaaacatgcgcgtatttgaatggaacgttgtgtcaaaatttcaaagcaatccgtgaagaactttcggagaataCAGGGTGTGTTCCTCTTACAttcaacagatgacgctgttttgaaaaaaaaacatgttttttcttgtcacaggtgaggcatgtataaagtaggtatataaaaagacgcgcctattcgaatgcaacattgtgtcaaaatttcaaagcaatcggtaaagaggtttcaaagatttttgtcacatgaaaacattttttttaaaagcatgctttttactgtcacagacgtgacatctatattgaatgtatataaaaacctgctcgaatGCGAGTGGAACatagtgtgaaaatttcaaagcaatcggtgaagaactttcggaaattagcgattatgaacaaatgaacatttccatttttatttatatagatagatagcatgagttgctcttatgtgcaacagatggcgttgcttcttaaaaaaagaatgtttttacctgtcacaggggcaactatacttatacttatgaaatgaacagtacggtaaacaacagagctcaattccaacgcaatgtcacacataataattaaagcaaaatgaaaataaatcgtaatctatgaaaataaaatttatcaatgcaatcgaaaacattgaaatggagttcgtgacatatttagaatAATGTGCATGTtgttattatgtgcaacagatggtgctgttattCAAAAACGAATatgtttacctgtcacaggggtggcatctaattttttttttttttatatttacatgCAAAGCGTGCtaagaaatacaataaatacaaaaaaaacaagGTCATGAAAACGaaacataacaccggcctgaagggcgcacaataattACAACACATAGCATAAACAAACCCCAGGCCCCATCACACACCAatcacacagactactcaaaatGCTCATatttatccggccactccgccacCGGGAATTaaacacaatacgcctcccaaagcaacatGACATTAGCCGGAACAGGATTACTATgaaccgtacgaggatcaggcatcaactccggcatacccacaacaaaacaccgagcccgcggAACCCAGACGGAAGAAGCGCTCCATAgaacaggatgcacgcggtcaaCAACGTCAAACAGCAAGGGGTTATCATCATCATACTCCACGCCGGAGGCCAAGACAAGAGGGAAGGGCTTCTTCCCACGGGGCCAGGCAATGGGCAGTGCACTGGGAGCCGCCTCGGCCACGTCAACCACCGGACGGTGCACCTGCagggacccccccacacaccccccactgtggagaaccatctgcagaagaaagaacaggaggtacatCATATGCACAAACATGgtcatcagcaggcacatggacgtcagcaaccaccaTCAACGTAGAGCACAAAGCACCTGGAACCACCACATCATCGCCTAAAGAGCCACCGGCGTTGAAATCccccacatcagcccaagcagttgaAGAACGTCAGGAATGCTTGGGCTCCGGCCGCCCATCCTcagagccggaggcggacccagaaccacgggcttcACACGCCAGGTGAACCGATGCcggtcgcagaacggcagcagcctcaaccacagggggactcgggccgcacacaacaggatgctccacagcccccccagcacccagcacagccgtgacacctggcgagggcgcagggccagctgcagcagcaggagacgaggaagatgaAGACGTTGACAACTTgcagagaccatccggaagacccACGGGAGCAGCAGGGACAGTGACAGGAGCAGGAAGATCAGCCGACGGCACCgtaacacccggaggaggggccGCATCATCTGGCGGCCCGCCGGGCGACGCAGGGGGAGCCGCATCAGCCAGCAGGACGTCCACATCCTCGCCCACGGAATCTACCCCaacagggagcggcgggaaatcctcctcctggAACAGGTTCACAGGAGCAACTGCAGCCCcagagcacccagcagcctgatgccccaacaggccacaccgaaaacaggtacggggttgccgggcatagtacacccagATGTAGTACCCCAGAAGCCAGACTGAAGAAGGAATGTCAGACCTCAGGCACATCCCAAGGGAACAAACGTTCGTACACATACCCTTATACCTCCCCAAAGACAGCGTGTGCACCCACACACTAACGACAGCGCCAAACTACTGGAAGTAACGCCGGAGTAGGTCCTCGGGAAACTCCAAGGGCGCCCCATGCACACTCACATATGTCAGGGAACCACTACGATCCGTAATGGTCACAGAGCCGGCACCATCCGGCAGCGACAAGGAACGCCCCTCTTTACGGCGGAGGAACTCATGGTACACCTTCTCCCCCATTAATTTGACAATAACcaggtgagcagttaccagctcaactcCGTAGACGTCATCCACTGGGACACACATGACAAGCTCAACGTATGTCACACATGACAAGCTCAACGACTGGGTAACCAACACGGCCTGTAAACTCCAGGCCCACATAGTTCACTCTCACAACAGGGGGAAGAAGGCCTCCCATCGCAAGCGTGCTACATCAACACCAGCCAAGCGGCTACTGCAGGGACGCTACTGCAGAGACGCTACTGCAGCCCACACCTCCCAGCCACTCGGCGAACAACCCCTAACTACCGGAGGGCTCAGGCAACACGTCTATACCCCACGGCAGCTAGGGCACAACtttggggtggcatctatatagtaggtatataataagacgcacctattcgaatgcaccgttgtgtcaaaatttcaaagcaatcgatgacgaagaattttcggagattacagcgtgtgttgctcttacgtccaacagatggtgctgttaaaaaaaaaagttgtttttacctgtcacaggtgaggcacgtatatagtagatatataaaaaaaaacgcgcctattcgaatgcaacgttgtgtcaaaatttcaaagcaatcggtaaagaggtttcgaagatttcccctcacatgaaaaacatagtttttcagaaaaagcatgttattttcccatcacagacgtgacatctatatagtatgtatataaaaacctgctcagatgcgaatggaacgttgtgtgaaaatttcaaagcaatcggtgaagaactttcggatattagcgattatgcacaaacgaacgtttccatttttatttatagataATGTTCCAGGCTATTTGTCTACATTTAGCACTGCTGTTTCTCCATGTTTTCTTGTATTGAATCTGCTTTTTTTAACCATTTCATCccttttgtttacattgttttttAGGAGATTACATTTTCCTGTTGAGATGATGCTCTGTGCCTCTGAAAGGGGTAAGAGTCCTAGTCtggttttcaacatttaacactgctatttctccctacataagggtctctctcttacatAATTCCCCTTCCGGTTAAAGGAGAAAATAACAATTAATGTAAATTTGAAGAATTTACGTAAATATTTCTTAGTAGTAACGGTACGTCTAACTCAAAGTAAAAATTCCAAGTGGGGCTACTAGCTAGCTAACTGAAAACAGCAATGTATGCTGTAACTACAGACACAAGTGGTGATTGCTCTCCACTTGTTCAACACCGCAGGAGACACTGCAACTGACAACAGGCTTCACACCTGCGGGGTCGCTCGCAGAACTGTTCCTCTTGACCTGTCAGGACTCACCAGACCAACGGTACGGTGAGTCTGGTACGGCACGgtatttctccctacacaaggaTCTCTCTCGTacaccctaccctttaccacctttccaacccttcaccacgttccctaccctccataactttcccttcccttcaccaccttttctacccttcatcaccttccctacccttctccagaTTCCTTTCCCttttccaccttccctaccctccaccaccttccttccctaccctccacccccttcccctaccctccacaaccttcccctacccttcacaaccttccctacccttcacaaccttccctacccttcacaaccttccctacccttcacaaccttccctacccgtcacatccttcattacccttcacaaccttccctgttATTCACAACCTTCACAATCCCTCAcatccttccctacctttcactattttcactccccttcacaaccttcattaCACTTCACAACCCTCAGCacctttcacaaccttccctacccttcataactCTTTACAACTTTCACTGCCATTCACAACCTTCTCTACCCGTCACAACCTTAACTACCATTCACAATCTTCACTAACCTTCGcaatcttcactacccttcacaaccttacctacccttcacaactttccctacccttcacaaactTCCTTACACTTCACAACTTTCCCTGCCTTTCACAATCTTCACTACCCTTTATAACCTCCCCTACTATTCACAACCTTTACTAATCTTCACAAGCTTCACGTACTACCCTTTGTTActttcactacccttcacaaccttcactacccttcacaaccttcactaccctGCACAACCTACCCTACCCCTTCACAACCTACCCTACCCCTTCACAACCTACCCTACCCCTTCACAACCTACCCTACCCCTTCACAACCTACTCTACCCCTTCACAACCTACCCTACCCCTTCATAACCTACCCTAccccttcataaccttccctaccccttcataacctaccctaccccttcacaacctaccctaccccttcacaacctaccctaccccttcataaccttccctaccccttcataacctaccctaccccttcacaacctaccctaccccttcataacctaccctaccccttcataaccttccctaccccttcataacctaccctacaccttcacaacctaccctaccccttcacaacctaccctaccccttcataaccttccctaccccttcacaacctaccctaccccttcacaacctaccctaccccttcataaccttccctactccttcataacctaccctacccccttcacaacctaccctaccccttcataaccttccctaccccttcataacctaccctaccccttcacaacctaccctaccccttaataaccttccctacccttcacaacctttactatccttcacaaccttcaatAACCTTCAAAACCTTCCCTACTTTTCACAACCTTCCCTTTCCTTCAAAACATTCCCTACCTTTTACAATCTTCctttcccttcacaaccttcacaaccttcactacctttgctatttttcacaaccttccctaccattcgaaaccttccatacccttcacagcCTTCCCTACTATTCACAACCTTCGATACTCTTCGCAACCATCACTacccattacacacagaaatcacaatagcgtgatgcatcaaatgaacaaaaccacaagggccgtgacgaggattcgaacctgcgtccgagagcatcccagacgctgccttaatcga
It encodes the following:
- the LOC138366427 gene encoding uncharacterized protein — protein: MCLRSDIPSSVWLLGYYIWVYYARQPRTCFRCGLLGHQAAGCSGAAVAPVNLFQEEDFPPLPVGVDSVGEDVDVLLADAAPPASPGGPPDDAAPPPGVTVPSADLPAPVTVPAAPVGLPDGLCKLSTSSSSSSPAAAAGPAPSPGVTAVLGAGGAVEHPVVCGPSPPVVEAAAVLRPASVHLACEARGSGSASGSEDGRPEPKHS